The proteins below come from a single Vidua chalybeata isolate OUT-0048 chromosome 1, bVidCha1 merged haplotype, whole genome shotgun sequence genomic window:
- the IRX1 gene encoding iroquois-class homeodomain protein IRX-1, with product MSFPQLGYPQYLSASQAVYGSDRPGVLAAAAAAAAAAAAASGRPAGAELGSGSAAVTSVLGMYASPYSAPNYSAFLPYTADLGLFSQMGSQYELKDNPGVHPATFAAHTAPAYYPYGQFQYGDPGRPKNATRESTSTLKAWLNEHRKNPYPTKGEKIMLAIITKMTLTQVSTWFANARRRLKKENKVTWGSRSKDQEDANLFGSDNEGDPEKNEDDEEIDLESIDIDKIDENDGEQSNEEEEEKPELLRQSSEEEHLEKEKDLALSGSEGLKPKDALAMVKEASDNSTRIISPGGPNNLQMPSHSKPKIWSLAETATSPDGALKSSPPPPPPPQVNHTSPQIQHPAFLPSHGLYTCQIGKFHNWTNGAFLTQSSLLNVRSFLGVNHHHAAHHNHHLQAQQQSSVLTATLGALSSEKPSERTSPKHIERENVPRTDSPPQPLKSPFQPVRDNSLAQQEGTPRILTALPSA from the exons ATGTCCTTCCCCCAGCTGGGCTACCCGCAGTATCTCAGCGCCAGCCAGGCGGTGTACGGGAGCGACCGGCCCGGGGTGctggccgccgccgccgcagctgccgccgccgccgctgccgcctcGGGCCGGCCCGCGGGCGCCGAGCTGGGCAGCGGCTCGGCCGCTGTCACCTCGGTGCTGGGCATGTACGCCAGCCCCTACAGCGCCCCCAACTACAGCGCCTTCCTGCCCTACACCGCCGACCTCGGCCTCTTCTCCCAAATG GGCTCCCAGTACGAGCTGAAAGATAATCCGGGTGTCCACCCTGCTACCTttgctgcccacactgccccCGCCTATTATCCCTACGGACAATTCCAATACGGGGACCCGGGGCGGCCCAAAAATGCCACCCGGGAGAGCACCAGCACCCTCAAGGCCTGGCTCAACGAGCACCGCAAGAACCCCTACCCCACCAAGGGCGAGAAGATCATGCTGGCCATCATCACCAAGATGACCCTCACCCAGGTCTCCACCTGGTTCGCCAACGCCCGCCGGCGGCTCAAGAAGGAGAACAAGGTGACCTGGGGCTCCAGGAGTAAGGACCAGGAAGATGCAAACCTCTTCGGGAGTGACAATGAGGGGGACCCCGAAAAGAATGAAGATGATGAGGAAATTGACCTGGAGAGCATAGATATAGATAAAATTGATGAGAATGATGGGGAGCAGAGCAacgaggaagaggaggagaagcccGAGCTCCTGAGACAAAGCAGTGAAGAGGAGCActtggaaaaggagaaggatttGGCACTGTCAGGGTCTGAAGGGCTGAAACCCAAAGACGCGCTGGCCATGGTGAAGGAGGCCTCTGACAATAGCACGAGAATCATCAGTCCTGGGGGACCGAACAATTTACAGATGCCATCTCACAGCAAACCCAAGATTTGGTCTTTGGCAGAGACGGCAACCAGTCCTGATGGTGCCCTGAAatcttctcctcctccaccccctcctccccaggtTAACCACACTTCTCCTCAGATTCAGCACCCTGCTTTTCTCCCTAGCCATGGACTCTACACATGCCAGATTGGCAAATTTCACAACTGGACAAATGGGGCTTTCCTCACTCAGAGTTCTCTTCTAAATGTGAGGTCCTTTTTGGGAGTAAATCACCACCATGCTGCTCATCACAATCACCACCTCCAGGCCCAGCAACAATCTTCTGTTTTAACAGCAACCCTGGGAGCTCTAAGCAGCGAAAAACCTTCAGAGAGGACCAGTCCCAAGCACATAG aaagagaaaatgtacCGAGAACTGACTCCCCACCCCAGCCGCTAAAATCGCCCTTCCAGCCTGTCCGTGACAA CTCTTTGGCTCAGCAAGAGGGAACACCGAGAATTTTAACAGCTCTCCCTTCTGCTTGA